One genomic region from Natrarchaeobius halalkaliphilus encodes:
- a CDS encoding PadR family transcriptional regulator, which yields MRKSGPPKGLIAYLVFELLEEKPRYGYEILKEIEEISGGHWEPSYGSVYPILYKFEEKGWAKRIEREDEPDRKYFEVTDAGLEELSDRREKGSEKAEDFADVILGFFHVYAAFATDDRFQIPELEGEWRFDEAFSEWIVEQLARHHEHYFETAFERVEATPEEFSRRHGIDENDDQAT from the coding sequence ATGCGGAAAAGTGGGCCGCCAAAGGGACTCATCGCGTATCTCGTCTTCGAGCTACTCGAGGAGAAACCGCGCTACGGCTACGAAATCTTAAAAGAGATCGAGGAGATCAGCGGCGGCCACTGGGAACCCTCGTACGGATCGGTCTATCCGATCCTGTACAAGTTCGAAGAGAAGGGATGGGCGAAACGGATCGAGCGCGAGGACGAACCCGATCGCAAGTACTTCGAGGTGACCGACGCCGGACTCGAGGAACTCAGCGACCGTCGCGAGAAGGGGTCTGAGAAGGCCGAGGACTTCGCGGACGTGATCCTCGGTTTCTTTCACGTCTACGCCGCGTTTGCGACCGACGACCGTTTCCAGATCCCCGAACTCGAGGGCGAGTGGCGTTTCGACGAGGCGTTCAGCGAGTGGATCGTCGAGCAGCTGGCTCGCCACCACGAACACTACTTCGAGACCGCGTTCGAGCGCGTCGAAGCGACGCCCGAGGAGTTCTCCCGGCGCCACGGAATCGATGAAAACGACGATCAGGCCACGTGA
- a CDS encoding site-2 protease family protein, with amino-acid sequence MVYGSPAFVSPPELFGSELLTWVLVGLFVYWFGIILLKSTNLLPAFIGAQGPILTFHTKRGRAFLDWLSGPKRFWRAWANLGIGIALVVMVAMFVFLLFAAIGALTSPQPTSSVQQPRNVLVIPGVNDFLPLSATPGIVFGLLVGLVVHEGGHGLLCRVEDIDIESMGVAMLAIIPIGAFVEPEQESSRNASRGGQTRMFAAGVTNNFAITIVVFALLFGPVIGSIAVAPGAAVGGVAPDSPAASAGIEPNDRITAINGESVEDNDALTDRVEAADGNQLTVELNGEETIEVDRSLLVTAAIGDDITGLDAGDKIIAVGDQEIATETELLEAVGESETATLTVETDDGIDEREVPIGALVEIADDGPLVESDAPANEHFVITSFDGERTPSQQALNERLGTTDPGDEVTVAGYLDGERVEYDVTLGDRSQVTGGGTVGFYAVSGISGFSAETFGVQLYPAEAYLSVLGGETDEDVGAFTDSFLGKIGFAVLLPIAGVLEVLPYNFAGFAGGIENFYQVEGSLAAFGDWTVFAIANLLFWTGWINLQLGFFNCIPAFPLDGGHILRTSTEAVVSRLPIDATRGMVRVVTTTVGVAMLISFLAMLFAPGLLAG; translated from the coding sequence ATGGTTTACGGTTCCCCCGCTTTCGTTTCGCCCCCCGAACTCTTCGGTTCGGAGCTCCTGACCTGGGTCCTCGTCGGTCTCTTCGTCTACTGGTTCGGGATCATCCTCCTCAAGAGCACGAACCTGCTCCCGGCGTTTATCGGTGCGCAGGGGCCGATCCTGACGTTTCACACCAAGCGCGGGCGCGCGTTTCTCGACTGGCTCTCCGGTCCCAAACGGTTCTGGCGAGCCTGGGCGAATCTCGGTATCGGCATCGCGCTCGTCGTGATGGTGGCGATGTTCGTCTTCTTACTCTTTGCGGCGATCGGCGCGCTCACCTCGCCACAGCCGACGTCCTCCGTCCAGCAACCCCGAAACGTGCTCGTGATTCCCGGCGTCAACGACTTCCTCCCGCTCTCTGCGACGCCGGGAATCGTATTCGGGTTGCTGGTCGGGCTCGTCGTTCACGAAGGGGGCCACGGGCTCCTCTGTCGCGTCGAGGACATCGACATCGAGTCGATGGGCGTCGCGATGCTCGCGATCATCCCGATCGGGGCCTTCGTCGAACCCGAACAGGAAAGCAGCAGAAACGCCTCTCGAGGCGGCCAGACCCGAATGTTCGCTGCCGGAGTGACGAACAACTTCGCGATCACGATCGTCGTCTTTGCGCTCCTGTTCGGTCCCGTCATCGGCTCGATCGCCGTTGCGCCCGGTGCTGCCGTCGGCGGAGTCGCGCCCGACTCGCCTGCGGCGTCGGCCGGCATCGAACCCAACGACCGAATCACCGCGATCAACGGAGAGTCCGTCGAGGACAACGACGCCCTCACCGACCGAGTCGAGGCGGCCGACGGCAATCAGCTCACGGTCGAACTCAACGGCGAGGAGACGATCGAGGTCGATCGATCGTTGCTCGTCACCGCGGCGATCGGTGACGACATCACGGGCCTTGATGCGGGCGACAAAATCATCGCCGTCGGAGATCAGGAGATCGCCACCGAAACCGAACTCCTCGAGGCCGTCGGAGAGAGCGAGACGGCGACGCTCACGGTCGAAACGGACGACGGGATCGACGAACGCGAGGTTCCGATCGGCGCGCTCGTCGAAATCGCTGACGACGGTCCGCTCGTCGAAAGCGACGCGCCGGCCAACGAACACTTCGTCATCACCTCATTCGACGGCGAACGCACCCCCTCACAGCAGGCTCTGAATGAGCGGCTGGGAACGACCGACCCCGGCGACGAGGTTACCGTCGCCGGCTACCTCGATGGCGAACGCGTCGAGTACGACGTCACGCTCGGGGACCGGAGCCAGGTGACCGGCGGTGGCACGGTCGGGTTCTACGCCGTATCGGGAATCTCTGGCTTTTCGGCCGAGACGTTCGGCGTCCAGCTCTATCCCGCCGAGGCGTACCTCTCGGTGCTCGGCGGTGAAACGGACGAAGACGTCGGTGCGTTCACCGACTCCTTCCTCGGCAAGATCGGCTTTGCAGTGTTGCTTCCGATCGCCGGCGTTCTCGAGGTGTTGCCCTACAACTTCGCCGGCTTTGCCGGCGGTATCGAGAACTTCTATCAGGTCGAGGGTTCGCTCGCCGCCTTCGGTGACTGGACCGTTTTCGCGATCGCGAACCTGCTGTTTTGGACCGGCTGGATCAACCTCCAGCTCGGCTTTTTCAACTGCATTCCGGCGTTCCCGCTCGACGGCGGTCACATCCTTCGGACCAGCACCGAAGCCGTGGTCTCGCGTCTCCCGATCGATGCGACTCGCGGGATGGTCCGCGTGGTCACGACGACGGTCGGTGTGGCGATGCTGATAAGCTTCCTCGCGATGTTGTTCGCGCCGGGACTACTCGCCGGCTGA
- the lysS gene encoding lysine--tRNA ligase → MSDEPDTETNSEGGRAVAESEPGDESSPYTLQREDDEHHAFWADAVADRVEARDPDEPIVVKGGISPSGVPHLGNVNELLRGYYVAEVLRERGHEVRQVFTADDRDPLRKLPRTLCDLEGALVDLGDVDAGALGRNLGAPYTDIPDPFGCCDSYGDHFSRIIADSADAVDVPIDLVSNTELYERGEFDDVTRHVLENRDRARDVLAAYQDKVDDDYVPFNPICAECGKITETVTGVDLDAEPATVSYRCTDMDAGDRTIDGCGHEGSATVREGKMPWRFEWPGQWQQLGVDFEPFGKDHAEGSWPSGDDVARNVLEIEPPVPMVYEWFTLDGEPFSSSAGNVILVSDVLELIEPEVLRYFFVKDPSKARDFSIERLDQLVDEFDRLEEIYFDEIDADEDEVAFAKRVYPLIVDEPRERRIRLPYTFAAVLGMTDDPDLREEIARREGHVPDDAPEWAVEEALERVEQARNWARRTENEFDYELKRAAVPDHDFDAATEAALEDLADFVEEGHGPEEIQGEIYESARRHDVETGEFFAAGYRLFFDERQGPKLGPFLANVDREFVVARLRRER, encoded by the coding sequence ATGAGCGACGAACCGGACACCGAGACGAACAGCGAGGGCGGACGTGCGGTCGCGGAATCGGAACCAGGCGACGAGTCGAGCCCGTACACACTCCAGCGCGAGGACGACGAACACCACGCGTTCTGGGCCGACGCCGTCGCAGACCGAGTCGAGGCGCGCGATCCGGACGAACCGATCGTCGTCAAAGGCGGCATCTCGCCGTCGGGAGTCCCTCACCTCGGCAACGTCAACGAACTGTTGCGCGGTTACTACGTCGCCGAGGTCCTGCGCGAGCGCGGCCACGAGGTGCGCCAGGTGTTCACCGCGGACGATCGTGATCCGCTTCGCAAACTCCCGCGGACGCTCTGTGACCTCGAGGGAGCCCTCGTCGATCTGGGTGACGTCGACGCGGGCGCACTCGGACGTAATCTCGGCGCGCCGTACACCGACATTCCCGACCCGTTCGGCTGCTGTGACTCCTACGGCGACCACTTCTCGAGAATCATTGCGGACAGCGCCGACGCCGTCGACGTCCCGATCGACCTCGTCTCGAACACGGAGTTATACGAGCGCGGCGAGTTCGATGACGTTACTCGCCACGTCCTGGAGAACCGCGACCGTGCACGCGACGTTCTGGCGGCCTACCAGGACAAAGTCGACGACGACTACGTCCCGTTCAATCCGATCTGTGCGGAGTGTGGGAAGATCACCGAGACCGTCACGGGCGTCGATCTAGACGCCGAGCCGGCGACCGTGTCCTACCGGTGTACCGACATGGACGCCGGCGATCGGACCATCGACGGCTGCGGTCACGAGGGCAGCGCCACCGTCCGAGAGGGGAAGATGCCCTGGCGCTTCGAGTGGCCCGGCCAGTGGCAGCAGCTGGGCGTCGACTTCGAACCCTTCGGCAAGGATCACGCCGAGGGCTCCTGGCCGAGCGGCGACGACGTCGCCCGCAACGTCCTCGAGATCGAACCGCCCGTGCCGATGGTCTACGAGTGGTTCACCCTCGATGGAGAGCCCTTTTCGTCCTCGGCGGGTAACGTCATCCTCGTCTCGGACGTCCTCGAGCTGATCGAACCCGAGGTGTTGCGGTATTTCTTCGTCAAGGATCCCTCGAAAGCTCGGGACTTCAGCATCGAACGCCTCGATCAGCTGGTCGACGAGTTCGATCGACTCGAAGAGATTTACTTCGACGAGATCGACGCCGACGAGGACGAGGTGGCCTTCGCAAAGCGAGTCTATCCGCTCATCGTCGACGAGCCACGAGAACGGCGCATCCGCCTTCCGTATACCTTTGCGGCGGTCCTCGGGATGACCGACGACCCCGACCTGCGCGAGGAGATAGCCCGTCGGGAGGGTCACGTTCCCGACGACGCGCCCGAGTGGGCGGTCGAAGAGGCGCTCGAGCGCGTCGAGCAGGCCCGAAACTGGGCCCGGCGCACCGAAAACGAGTTCGACTACGAACTCAAGCGCGCGGCGGTTCCGGACCACGACTTCGACGCCGCGACCGAGGCGGCACTCGAGGACCTTGCGGACTTCGTCGAGGAAGGCCACGGGCCCGAGGAGATTCAGGGAGAGATCTACGAGAGTGCGAGACGCCACGACGTCGAAACCGGCGAGTTCTTCGCGGCCGGCTATCGGCTCTTTTTCGACGAGCGACAGGGTCCGAAACTCGGCCCGTTCCTCGCGAACGTCGACCGGGAGTTCGTCGTCGCACGGCTCCGGCGCGAGCGGTGA
- the pyrH gene encoding UMP kinase, with amino-acid sequence MKVVVSIGGSVLVPEPGAHRVAEHAAVVENLVSDGCRVGAVVGGGGVAREYIGAARDLGANEIELDQLGIDVTRLNARLLIAALGEESVTAPALDYEEAGDALRQGNVSVMGGVAPAQTTDAVGAALAEYVDADLLVYATSVPGVYSADPNEDESATKYDRLSAAELVDVIAGLEMNAGASAPVDLLAAKIIERSGMRTIVLDGTDSDRIARAVRYGEHDGTDVIPAGVGEEPTYWAEHER; translated from the coding sequence ATGAAAGTGGTCGTCTCCATCGGCGGAAGCGTACTCGTCCCCGAGCCCGGCGCTCATCGGGTGGCCGAGCACGCTGCCGTCGTCGAAAACCTCGTTTCGGACGGCTGTCGCGTCGGCGCAGTCGTCGGCGGTGGCGGTGTCGCGCGGGAGTATATCGGTGCCGCGCGCGACCTCGGGGCCAACGAAATCGAACTCGATCAGCTCGGGATCGACGTTACCCGACTCAACGCTCGGCTCCTCATCGCCGCACTCGGTGAAGAGTCCGTCACGGCGCCGGCACTCGATTACGAGGAAGCCGGCGACGCGCTCCGTCAGGGAAACGTCTCCGTCATGGGCGGCGTCGCTCCCGCTCAGACGACCGACGCCGTCGGTGCGGCCCTCGCGGAGTACGTCGACGCCGACCTACTCGTCTACGCGACCAGCGTTCCGGGGGTCTACAGCGCCGACCCCAACGAGGACGAGAGCGCGACCAAGTACGACCGACTCTCGGCCGCCGAACTCGTCGACGTCATCGCCGGCCTCGAGATGAACGCCGGCGCGTCGGCTCCAGTCGACCTGCTCGCGGCGAAGATCATCGAGCGGTCGGGGATGCGGACGATCGTCCTCGACGGAACGGATTCCGACAGAATCGCCCGAGCGGTCCGGTACGGCGAACACGACGGTACCGACGTCATCCCCGCCGGTGTCGGTGAAGAGCCGACGTACTGGGCGGAACACGAGCGATGA
- a CDS encoding molybdopterin synthase, giving the protein MHVLGIVGHDARDETLETVVDQAVERLSGAGRVGVVRYDATIADGMTASETITVGGDVTYELGADGDWTATGTGLSVDDALDRLALDCEYAVVVGVRPLQYPSVVVGSGRTGEDSLDVESDHVIATVETAAELADIDLATELERVDPYETLESLVARVKRSPLADRSGAIATFTGRVRAKDAEDDDRTQYLEFEKYEGVADERMNALEVDLEKRDGVLSVELYHRTGVIEDGEDIVFVVVLAGHREEAFRTVEDGINRLKDEVPLFKKEVTIEDEFWVHEQR; this is encoded by the coding sequence ATGCACGTACTCGGTATCGTCGGTCACGACGCACGAGACGAGACGCTCGAGACCGTCGTCGATCAGGCGGTCGAACGGCTTTCGGGGGCGGGACGCGTCGGCGTCGTCAGATACGACGCGACTATTGCGGACGGAATGACCGCCAGCGAGACGATTACGGTCGGCGGAGACGTTACCTACGAACTCGGAGCGGACGGCGACTGGACTGCGACCGGAACGGGGCTCTCCGTCGACGACGCACTCGATCGGCTGGCGCTCGACTGCGAGTACGCCGTCGTCGTCGGCGTCCGCCCTCTGCAGTATCCCTCGGTCGTCGTGGGATCGGGACGGACCGGAGAGGACAGCCTCGACGTCGAGTCGGATCACGTCATCGCTACCGTCGAGACAGCGGCCGAACTCGCGGATATCGACCTCGCGACAGAACTCGAGCGCGTCGACCCCTACGAAACGCTCGAGTCACTCGTCGCTCGCGTCAAACGGTCTCCTCTGGCCGACCGGTCCGGCGCGATCGCGACCTTTACCGGTCGAGTGCGCGCGAAAGACGCCGAGGACGACGATCGGACGCAGTACCTCGAGTTCGAGAAGTACGAGGGCGTCGCCGATGAACGAATGAACGCACTCGAGGTCGACCTCGAAAAGCGAGACGGCGTGCTCTCAGTCGAACTCTACCACCGAACCGGCGTCATCGAGGACGGCGAGGATATCGTCTTCGTCGTCGTCCTCGCGGGCCACCGCGAGGAAGCGTTCCGGACCGTCGAAGACGGAATCAACCGGCTGAAAGACGAGGTTCCGCTCTTCAAGAAGGAAGTGACGATCGAAGACGAGTTCTGGGTTCACGAACAACGTTGA
- a CDS encoding DUF7123 family protein yields MSMSTTAQPSTESKEHRLKRYLRDRAEDGELYFKGKFIADEVGMSPKEIGALMVKLSESATELEIEKWSYTSATTWRVESA; encoded by the coding sequence ATGTCGATGAGTACAACAGCACAACCCTCCACGGAAAGCAAGGAACACCGTCTGAAACGCTACCTTCGCGACCGCGCCGAAGACGGAGAGCTGTACTTCAAAGGCAAGTTCATCGCCGACGAAGTCGGCATGTCTCCCAAGGAGATCGGCGCGCTCATGGTCAAACTCTCCGAGTCCGCGACCGAACTCGAGATCGAAAAGTGGTCCTACACGAGCGCAACGACGTGGCGCGTCGAATCCGCTTGA
- a CDS encoding site-2 protease family protein, with translation MDDVDSSGYSTSTRAQPLQNGPPLERIESVFSVYETQTEGETAGSDEASRTLVYYGDPLVPPQDVMSELWPVFQEAGYEPELTTRHGEFVLVAEPKQVGVDGVPWTNVVLLCLTVASTLFAGSMWYHIDPIANPTEMWRAWPFTVAILGVLGVHEMGHYVTSRYHDVDASLPYFIPVPTLIGTMGAVIKMKGRMPDRKALFDIGVAGPLAGLVATIAVTVVGLHLPPVTAPESVVQDPNAIQIRLGYPPLLEMLAAAFDQPLYRDDPATAVNPVVIGGWVGMFVTFLNLIPVGQLDGGHILRAMAGEFQETIAALVPGALFGLAVYLYYVGDHGGNSVLIWAVWGVFTAILATVGPAHPVRDDRLGLGRLLLGIVTFGLGILCFMAVPIAIVE, from the coding sequence ATGGACGACGTCGATTCGTCCGGCTACAGCACGTCGACGCGAGCCCAGCCCCTCCAGAACGGACCGCCGCTCGAGCGGATCGAGTCGGTTTTTTCGGTGTACGAAACGCAGACCGAGGGTGAGACCGCTGGTTCGGACGAGGCGAGCCGGACGCTGGTCTACTACGGCGATCCACTGGTTCCACCGCAGGACGTGATGAGCGAGCTGTGGCCCGTGTTCCAGGAGGCCGGCTACGAACCGGAACTGACGACTCGACACGGCGAGTTCGTCCTGGTTGCCGAACCGAAACAGGTCGGCGTCGACGGGGTTCCCTGGACCAACGTCGTTCTGTTGTGTCTGACCGTCGCGTCGACGCTGTTTGCCGGGTCGATGTGGTATCACATCGATCCGATCGCCAATCCGACCGAGATGTGGCGCGCCTGGCCGTTTACCGTCGCGATCCTCGGCGTCCTGGGCGTTCACGAGATGGGACACTACGTGACGAGTCGGTACCACGACGTCGACGCCTCGCTTCCGTACTTCATCCCCGTGCCTACGCTCATCGGTACGATGGGTGCGGTGATCAAGATGAAAGGGCGAATGCCCGACCGGAAGGCACTGTTCGACATCGGCGTCGCCGGACCGCTCGCCGGTCTGGTCGCGACGATCGCAGTCACGGTCGTCGGGTTACACCTGCCGCCGGTGACCGCACCCGAATCCGTCGTTCAGGATCCCAACGCGATCCAGATACGGCTCGGCTACCCACCCTTGCTCGAGATGCTCGCGGCCGCGTTCGACCAGCCGCTGTACCGCGACGACCCGGCGACGGCGGTCAACCCGGTCGTCATCGGCGGCTGGGTCGGGATGTTCGTTACCTTTCTCAACCTTATCCCCGTCGGCCAGCTCGACGGCGGACACATCCTCCGGGCGATGGCCGGTGAGTTCCAGGAGACGATCGCGGCGCTCGTTCCGGGCGCGTTGTTCGGTCTGGCGGTCTATCTCTACTACGTCGGTGACCACGGCGGTAACTCAGTCCTCATCTGGGCGGTCTGGGGCGTCTTCACCGCCATCCTCGCCACCGTCGGCCCCGCACACCCGGTCCGCGACGACCGGTTGGGTCTCGGTCGGCTCCTCCTCGGCATCGTCACGTTCGGGCTCGGAATCCTCTGTTTCATGGCCGTTCCGATCGCGATCGTCGAATAG
- the thiL gene encoding thiamine-phosphate kinase, whose amino-acid sequence MDERAVLALLERELEAAGDDAAVVDDLVITTDMLHERTDFPSGTTRYTAGWRAVGASLSDVAAMGATAIAAVAVYAAPELDRDEVLAFVRGAREVCERVGAEYVGGDLDGHDEFTVTTTAFGRTDDPVLRGGARPGDRLCVTGTLGRSAAALELFDRASETDSAADADRLRERANELFRFEPRVDAGLALGAHATAMMDSSDGLARSLHQLSEASDCGFAVDAGDVPIDDALFEVSADDDEALERATTFGEDFELVATVPEDALEAVRAATAVPLSTIGSVRKPGDGITIDGDALEDRGFTHG is encoded by the coding sequence ATGGACGAACGGGCCGTACTGGCGCTTCTGGAACGCGAACTCGAGGCCGCCGGCGACGACGCCGCGGTCGTCGACGATCTCGTGATAACGACGGACATGCTCCACGAGCGGACGGATTTCCCGTCCGGAACGACGCGCTATACGGCGGGTTGGCGTGCCGTCGGTGCGTCGCTATCGGACGTGGCCGCGATGGGTGCGACCGCGATAGCGGCGGTCGCCGTTTACGCGGCTCCCGAGCTCGACCGTGACGAGGTGCTCGCGTTCGTACGCGGCGCACGCGAGGTCTGCGAGCGCGTCGGTGCCGAGTACGTCGGCGGCGATCTCGACGGTCACGATGAGTTTACGGTTACGACGACCGCGTTCGGACGGACGGACGACCCCGTCCTCCGAGGCGGTGCCCGTCCCGGCGACCGCCTCTGTGTCACGGGAACGCTCGGACGAAGCGCCGCCGCACTCGAGCTGTTCGATCGTGCGTCCGAAACCGACTCGGCTGCCGACGCCGACCGCCTCCGTGAACGGGCGAACGAGCTGTTCCGGTTCGAGCCGCGTGTCGACGCCGGCCTTGCACTCGGAGCGCACGCGACCGCAATGATGGACTCGAGCGACGGGCTCGCGCGCTCGCTCCACCAGCTTTCGGAGGCAAGCGACTGCGGGTTCGCGGTGGACGCTGGGGACGTCCCGATCGACGATGCGTTGTTCGAGGTCTCAGCCGACGACGACGAAGCGCTCGAGCGCGCAACGACGTTCGGGGAGGATTTCGAGCTCGTGGCAACCGTTCCCGAAGACGCACTCGAGGCCGTTCGAGCGGCGACAGCCGTCCCACTTTCGACGATCGGTTCGGTCCGCAAACCCGGCGACGGAATAACGATAGACGGCGACGCGCTCGAGGATCGCGGATTCACGCACGGCTGA
- a CDS encoding 30S ribosomal protein S19e, protein MATMYDVPADDLIEALAEDLGDRLDEPDWAQFAKTGVGRELPPQQEDFWATRAASLLRKIADRGPVGVERLATEYGNAKSGSNRYRVAPDRRTDGSRNVIRTILQQLEDEDLVETAEGEGRRITPNGRSLLDDTAGTVLEDLDRPELERYA, encoded by the coding sequence ATGGCTACGATGTACGACGTTCCGGCGGACGATCTCATCGAGGCGCTCGCTGAGGACCTCGGAGACCGACTCGACGAACCCGACTGGGCGCAGTTCGCAAAGACCGGCGTCGGTCGCGAACTGCCACCCCAACAGGAGGACTTCTGGGCGACGCGTGCGGCGAGTCTCCTGCGAAAGATCGCGGATCGCGGACCCGTCGGTGTCGAACGACTCGCAACCGAATACGGCAACGCGAAAAGCGGCTCGAACCGCTACCGCGTCGCGCCCGACCGACGGACCGACGGCTCGCGCAACGTGATCCGGACGATCCTCCAGCAACTCGAGGACGAGGACCTCGTCGAGACTGCAGAGGGCGAAGGACGGCGCATCACCCCGAACGGACGGAGCCTCCTCGACGATACCGCAGGCACCGTACTCGAGGACCTCGACCGTCCGGAACTCGAGCGCTACGCCTGA
- a CDS encoding DNA-binding protein, with the protein MSDAPDEEKLEQLRQQKMEQLQEQAESGQGEGSKEAAQQQADAQKQALLRQHLTDDARKRLNTVKMSKPQFGQQVEQQVIALARSGRMQGKIDDDKMKQLLKELKPDSKSFDIKRR; encoded by the coding sequence ATGAGCGACGCACCCGACGAGGAGAAACTCGAACAGCTTCGACAGCAGAAAATGGAGCAGCTACAGGAACAGGCGGAATCCGGACAGGGGGAGGGCTCCAAGGAGGCCGCCCAGCAGCAAGCGGACGCCCAGAAACAGGCGCTCTTGCGCCAGCACCTGACCGACGACGCGCGAAAGCGACTCAACACGGTCAAGATGAGCAAACCACAGTTCGGCCAGCAGGTCGAACAGCAGGTCATCGCGCTGGCCCGAAGCGGACGGATGCAGGGCAAAATCGACGACGACAAGATGAAACAGCTCTTGAAGGAGCTAAAGCCCGACTCGAAGAGTTTCGACATCAAGCGACGCTGA
- a CDS encoding DUF7411 family protein, translating into MEVGLLYSGGKDSTLAALLLEDFYDVTLVTAQFGISDDWKHARATADATGFAFERLELDAEVAHEAVAMIRDDGFPRNGIQHVHQHALERAAADGFDVVADGTRRDDRVPTVSRAQAQSLEDRHSVDYISPLSGFGRGAVDQLVDAHLEVTVGPSEEIRRADYEAELRALIVDEDGLDAVGDYFPDHEQTYVTDVR; encoded by the coding sequence ATGGAGGTCGGACTGCTTTACAGCGGCGGCAAGGATTCGACGCTCGCGGCGCTCCTCCTCGAGGATTTCTACGACGTAACGCTCGTGACGGCCCAGTTCGGAATTAGCGACGACTGGAAACACGCCCGCGCGACCGCCGACGCGACCGGCTTCGCGTTCGAACGGCTCGAACTCGATGCGGAGGTGGCACACGAGGCCGTCGCGATGATCCGGGACGACGGCTTCCCTCGAAACGGTATCCAACACGTCCACCAGCACGCACTCGAACGAGCCGCAGCCGACGGGTTCGACGTCGTCGCGGACGGAACGCGACGGGACGATCGCGTGCCCACGGTTTCGAGGGCCCAAGCACAGAGTCTCGAGGACCGACACAGCGTCGATTACATCTCGCCGCTGTCGGGGTTCGGCCGCGGTGCCGTCGACCAGCTCGTCGACGCCCATCTCGAGGTAACGGTCGGGCCAAGCGAGGAGATCAGGCGAGCCGACTACGAGGCGGAGCTCCGGGCGCTCATCGTCGACGAGGACGGCCTCGACGCCGTCGGGGACTACTTTCCGGACCACGAACAGACCTACGTAACCGACGTTCGCTGA
- the priL gene encoding DNA primase regulatory subunit PriL: MQRLHARYPFLEAARETVATEAVDLATVVEDDRAVVDRARQRVITALEGEGIGEPHRTTRIELLSYPVARVLVSMVGERILVRRYARGEAETAYDRFKNDRDDTTELKSVETTALDLADLRAEFEMDEAVRSSSTESYRIDVGTYLPLAANLWGDEWLLVNQPVADGEVPVSEDELLVLLREAIRNRIEDGLPFEVPESIASALEDDAEEIRRALAELDLTREIDTVVPDLFPPCMKALLDDIQKGEHLPHHSRFAITAFLANIGMSTDEIVDLYRVNSSFGEEMTRYQTDHIRGDTSPTEYSSPSCATMQSYGDCVNKDDLCERIPHPMAYYEERIDDAEDDELEDWRESEGEEEGEPADD, translated from the coding sequence ATGCAGCGACTGCACGCCCGATACCCGTTTCTCGAGGCGGCACGCGAGACCGTGGCGACCGAGGCGGTCGATCTGGCGACCGTCGTCGAGGACGATCGCGCGGTCGTCGACCGCGCCCGTCAACGAGTTATTACCGCACTCGAGGGGGAGGGTATCGGTGAGCCACACCGAACGACCCGGATCGAGTTGCTCTCCTATCCCGTTGCGCGCGTTCTCGTCTCGATGGTCGGGGAACGCATCCTCGTTCGACGGTACGCTCGCGGAGAGGCCGAAACCGCCTACGACCGGTTCAAAAACGACCGCGACGACACGACCGAACTGAAAAGCGTCGAAACGACGGCACTCGATCTCGCGGACCTCCGTGCCGAGTTCGAGATGGACGAAGCCGTTCGAAGCTCGTCGACGGAGAGCTACCGGATCGACGTCGGTACGTATCTTCCGCTTGCGGCGAACCTGTGGGGCGACGAGTGGTTGCTCGTCAATCAGCCGGTAGCCGATGGGGAGGTCCCGGTCAGCGAGGACGAACTGCTGGTGCTCCTCCGGGAGGCGATCCGGAACCGCATCGAGGACGGATTGCCGTTCGAGGTCCCCGAATCGATCGCGAGCGCGCTCGAGGACGACGCCGAGGAGATCAGACGAGCGCTGGCCGAACTCGATCTGACCCGCGAAATAGACACGGTCGTCCCCGACCTGTTCCCGCCGTGTATGAAGGCACTGCTCGACGATATCCAGAAGGGGGAACACCTCCCGCATCACTCCCGGTTCGCGATCACCGCGTTTCTGGCGAACATCGGCATGTCGACCGACGAGATCGTCGACCTCTATCGGGTAAACTCCTCGTTCGGTGAGGAGATGACTCGCTACCAGACCGACCACATCCGGGGCGATACGTCACCGACTGAGTACTCCTCGCCCTCGTGTGCGACGATGCAATCTTACGGCGACTGCGTGAACAAAGACGACCTCTGTGAGCGCATCCCTCATCCGATGGCCTACTACGAAGAGCGGATCGACGATGCCGAAGACGACGAACTCGAGGACTGGCGCGAAAGCGAGGGGGAGGAGGAAGGCGAACCTGCGGACGACTAA